One genomic window of Halovivax cerinus includes the following:
- a CDS encoding nitrilase-related carbon-nitrogen hydrolase, which translates to MTASGQFTIALAQCTVRSGAVADNRERARTMIARAAARGADLVALPELFTAGYFAFDEYERASEPLDGETAAMVAEAAAAHDVAVLAGTIVEDLSATESAPTPAEEGLANTAMLFDAAGERRLVYRKHHLFGYESAESEVLVAGDAVDVADIGPFTIGVTTCYDLRFPELYRTLVETGATLVLVPSAWPYPRIEHWQTLSRARAIENQLFLAAVNGSGSFPDATLLGRSTVYDPWGTPVASIGDEAGLVVADVDPSQVSRVREEFPALADRRQ; encoded by the coding sequence GTGACCGCCTCCGGTCAGTTCACCATCGCCCTCGCACAGTGTACGGTACGGTCCGGGGCCGTCGCGGACAATCGAGAGCGGGCTCGGACGATGATCGCACGAGCGGCCGCTCGTGGAGCGGATCTCGTCGCGCTGCCGGAGCTCTTCACCGCGGGGTATTTCGCGTTCGACGAGTACGAACGGGCGAGCGAACCGCTCGACGGTGAGACGGCGGCGATGGTCGCCGAGGCCGCCGCGGCGCACGACGTCGCGGTCCTCGCCGGGACGATCGTCGAGGACCTCTCGGCGACCGAGAGTGCCCCGACGCCGGCCGAGGAGGGACTGGCAAACACGGCGATGCTGTTCGACGCCGCCGGCGAGCGCCGTCTCGTCTACCGCAAGCACCACCTCTTCGGCTACGAGTCCGCCGAGAGCGAGGTACTCGTGGCCGGCGACGCCGTCGACGTCGCCGACATCGGTCCGTTCACGATCGGCGTCACCACCTGTTACGACCTCAGGTTTCCCGAACTGTACCGGACGCTCGTCGAGACGGGGGCGACGCTCGTTCTCGTCCCGAGCGCCTGGCCGTACCCCCGGATCGAACACTGGCAAACCCTCTCGCGAGCGCGGGCGATCGAGAATCAGCTGTTTCTCGCGGCCGTCAACGGGTCGGGATCGTTCCCGGATGCGACGCTCCTCGGTCGGTCGACCGTGTACGACCCCTGGGGGACGCCGGTCGCCTCGATCGGGGACGAGGCCGGACTGGTCGTCGCCGACGTCGATCCGTCGCAGGTCTCGCGGGTGCGCGAGGAGTTCCCGGCGCTGGCGGATAGGCGGCAGTGA
- a CDS encoding DUF7544 domain-containing protein — translation MYAIDDLGDAIDVTRDFLTPIDVVRWLKLAVVVFFVGGAGGFSPTSFTTGDPTGTGTTPTEPSAVDWPSLTPDVIAVLALMAAIVLTIWIVFGVLGSTLEFVLIDSMRSGSVSILSGLGSNLWRGVRLFVFRAVLGLLSLVLVGVPAYYLVWPIDQLETISFSTIGQLIALAVVVFFVYAIVSRLTTEFVVPTMVADDRGVLSAWGRFWTTLRGNPGEYVLYLVLVTVVSIAASIGLGILMLIVSFLVAIPFVIVGVMLVMLGEIGLFLLVPLAVLGFLAIMLVSALINMPLVVFVRYYALLVLGDTDPDLDLIPDRRRAVRTGADWDDGNSWAGDGDDPDTGSDDWGTDSGPDWSGPTDDDGADDADGGWGGTDDGPDDSDSTDESDWR, via the coding sequence ATGTACGCGATCGACGACCTCGGCGACGCGATCGACGTGACGCGCGACTTTCTCACGCCGATAGACGTGGTTCGGTGGCTCAAACTCGCGGTCGTCGTCTTCTTCGTCGGCGGCGCAGGCGGATTCTCGCCGACCTCGTTCACGACCGGCGATCCGACGGGAACGGGAACGACGCCGACCGAACCGTCGGCGGTCGACTGGCCGAGTCTGACACCCGACGTCATCGCGGTCCTCGCACTGATGGCCGCGATCGTCCTCACGATCTGGATCGTCTTCGGTGTTCTCGGATCGACGCTCGAGTTCGTCCTGATCGACTCGATGCGGTCGGGCTCGGTATCGATACTCTCGGGGCTGGGCTCGAACCTCTGGCGCGGCGTCAGGTTGTTCGTCTTCCGGGCCGTTCTGGGTCTTCTCAGCCTGGTCCTCGTCGGTGTTCCGGCGTACTACCTCGTGTGGCCGATCGACCAGCTGGAGACGATCTCGTTCTCCACGATCGGACAGCTGATCGCGCTCGCGGTCGTCGTCTTCTTCGTCTACGCCATCGTCTCCCGACTGACGACGGAGTTCGTCGTGCCGACGATGGTGGCCGACGACCGCGGCGTCCTCTCGGCCTGGGGACGGTTCTGGACCACGCTCCGCGGGAACCCGGGCGAGTACGTCCTGTACCTCGTCCTGGTGACGGTCGTCTCCATCGCCGCCTCGATCGGTCTGGGGATCCTCATGCTGATCGTCTCCTTCCTCGTCGCGATACCGTTCGTGATAGTGGGCGTGATGCTGGTCATGCTGGGGGAAATCGGGCTCTTCCTGCTCGTGCCGCTCGCCGTCCTCGGGTTCCTCGCGATCATGCTCGTCAGCGCACTGATCAACATGCCCCTCGTCGTCTTCGTGCGCTACTACGCGCTACTCGTCCTCGGGGATACGGATCCCGACCTCGATCTGATTCCCGATCGGCGCCGCGCCGTTCGGACCGGTGCCGACTGGGACGACGGTAACAGCTGGGCCGGCGACGGCGACGACCCGGATACCGGCAGCGACGACTGGGGAACGGATTCGGGCCCGGACTGGAGCGGACCGACCGACGACGATGGAGCCGACGACGCCGACGGCGGCTGGGGCGGGACGGACGACGGCCCCGACGATTCGGACTCGACCGACGAGTCCGACTGGCGGTAG
- a CDS encoding DUF7525 family protein: MTTATTSSDRGIGLSMLFGALAVLGAVVMFVGAPEQLAAWGFAGAVLFGSLAVVVTHLSWV; encoded by the coding sequence ATGACTACCGCAACGACCTCGTCCGATCGCGGCATCGGTCTCTCGATGCTCTTCGGCGCGCTCGCCGTTCTCGGAGCCGTCGTCATGTTCGTCGGCGCTCCGGAGCAACTGGCTGCCTGGGGATTCGCCGGAGCTGTCCTGTTCGGCAGTCTCGCGGTCGTCGTCACACACCTCTCCTGGGTGTGA
- a CDS encoding phosphate signaling complex PhoU family protein — protein sequence MKTRKVQRLGPSTLAMTLPAEWASAQGVEKGDEVSLRTGSNGTLTVMPESAHVEESEAIVHADELDATAVERAIVAQYALGRRVIHVEREDGALDSDIINAVYLAETQLMGLGVIEETPESIAIRCSVDPADFTLDNLLTRLERTGRTMRGEAIKALAHGNPDLAERALNRERQANKIFVLILRLIFSAHGNPAVAQAVGLDGGVSLIGYRSIAKNLELTADNAEDIADIVLETQGHSLDVENAVVSDIRELTDEVDDITTLAVEAAVEREYDMAIGARTSFAEISDHEDDVLTGLPEMPNEDLLRVREVLVSLEQTAQYAVRNAEIAANLALNEESDYTTIH from the coding sequence ATGAAGACGCGAAAGGTCCAGCGTCTCGGTCCGTCGACGCTGGCGATGACGTTGCCGGCGGAGTGGGCGAGCGCACAGGGCGTCGAAAAGGGTGACGAGGTCTCGTTGCGCACGGGGTCGAACGGGACGCTGACCGTGATGCCCGAGTCGGCACACGTCGAAGAGAGCGAGGCGATCGTCCACGCTGACGAACTGGACGCGACGGCTGTCGAGCGGGCGATCGTCGCCCAGTACGCGCTCGGACGTCGGGTGATTCACGTCGAGCGGGAGGACGGCGCGCTCGATTCCGACATCATCAACGCGGTTTATCTGGCGGAGACGCAGCTGATGGGCCTCGGCGTCATCGAGGAGACGCCGGAGAGCATCGCGATTCGGTGTTCCGTCGATCCGGCCGACTTCACGCTCGACAACCTGCTCACTCGACTCGAGCGGACCGGGCGAACCATGCGCGGCGAGGCGATCAAGGCGCTCGCTCACGGCAATCCCGACCTCGCAGAGCGTGCGTTGAACCGGGAGCGCCAGGCGAACAAGATCTTCGTTCTCATCCTCCGGCTCATCTTCAGCGCCCACGGGAATCCCGCCGTTGCGCAGGCGGTGGGACTGGACGGCGGCGTCTCGCTCATCGGTTATCGCTCCATCGCGAAGAACCTGGAACTCACAGCCGACAACGCCGAGGACATCGCTGACATCGTCCTGGAGACGCAGGGACACAGCCTCGACGTCGAGAACGCCGTCGTTTCGGATATTCGCGAGCTGACCGACGAGGTCGACGACATCACCACGCTGGCCGTCGAGGCAGCCGTCGAACGAGAGTACGACATGGCGATCGGAGCCCGAACGAGTTTCGCCGAGATATCAGACCACGAGGACGACGTGCTCACGGGTCTCCCGGAGATGCCGAACGAAGATCTCCTCCGTGTCCGAGAGGTCCTCGTCAGTCTCGAACAGACCGCGCAGTACGCCGTCAGAAACGCCGAGATCGCGGCGAACCTCGCGCTCAACGAGGAGTCCGATTACACGACGATTCACTGA
- a CDS encoding SRPBCC family protein: protein MTVRVTRTDAFDVSPSELWAFIGDPANRARAISVVRSFSVDPSDPRRCTWEVELPIPFVDRTATVETHDRVREPPSLVEFVGRSAAMDVTGRHEIDATDAGSRLESEFVVDGSLPGVERYFTRKLDDELENLRRAAERSFAGPDAEGST, encoded by the coding sequence ATGACCGTACGGGTCACACGGACGGACGCGTTCGACGTGTCTCCGTCGGAGCTGTGGGCGTTCATCGGGGACCCGGCGAACCGGGCGCGAGCCATCAGCGTCGTCCGATCGTTCTCGGTCGACCCGTCCGACCCGCGTCGATGCACCTGGGAGGTCGAACTACCGATACCGTTCGTCGACCGGACGGCGACGGTCGAGACGCACGATCGGGTCCGGGAACCGCCGTCACTCGTGGAGTTCGTGGGTCGCTCCGCCGCGATGGACGTCACGGGCAGACACGAGATCGACGCCACCGACGCGGGGAGTCGCCTGGAGAGCGAGTTCGTCGTCGACGGGTCGCTTCCCGGCGTCGAACGCTACTTCACCCGGAAACTGGATGACGAACTCGAGAACCTCCGTCGCGCCGCGGAGCGCTCGTTCGCCGGGCCCGACGCGGAGGGATCGACGTGA
- a CDS encoding Glu/Leu/Phe/Val family dehydrogenase, protein MSQTNPFETLRSQLQSAADHIDVEPDVLDRLGHPERVLEANLTVERDDGTLARFPAYRVQFNGDRGPYKGGIRYHPDVTRDEVIALSGWMTYKCALVDIPFGGGKGGIVIDPKEYSDDELERVTRAFATELRPLIGEDRDVPAPDVNTGPREMNWLKDTYETLEGTTAPGVVTGKSIESGGSAGRVEATGRSTVLAAREAFAHRGRTLDGATVAVQGYGNAGWIAARLLDERGATVVAVSDSEGAVVDREGLDTVTVKGHKDETGSVVGLPGATARTNEELLTMDVDLLIPAGLENAIDADLATDVRADVVAEAANGPTTPAADEILVDNDVFVVPDILANAGGVVVSYFEWVQNRQRHSWSETRVNDELEGRIVDAFDRLTATMAEYDLSNPRTAAYVTALTRVADAAEQGGTWP, encoded by the coding sequence ATGAGCCAGACCAACCCGTTCGAGACGCTCCGGTCGCAACTCCAATCTGCGGCCGACCACATTGACGTCGAGCCGGACGTCCTGGACCGGCTCGGCCACCCGGAACGCGTGCTCGAGGCGAACCTCACGGTCGAACGCGACGACGGAACCCTCGCCCGATTCCCCGCGTATCGCGTCCAGTTCAACGGCGACCGCGGCCCGTACAAGGGTGGGATCAGGTACCACCCCGACGTGACCCGGGACGAGGTGATCGCCTTGTCCGGGTGGATGACGTACAAGTGCGCACTCGTCGACATCCCCTTCGGTGGCGGAAAGGGCGGTATCGTGATCGATCCGAAGGAGTACTCGGACGACGAGCTCGAACGCGTGACGCGCGCGTTCGCAACCGAACTCCGCCCGCTCATCGGCGAAGACCGCGATGTCCCCGCACCGGACGTCAACACCGGCCCACGCGAGATGAACTGGCTCAAAGATACCTACGAAACGCTCGAGGGAACGACCGCACCAGGGGTCGTCACGGGAAAGTCGATCGAGAGCGGCGGGAGCGCCGGTCGCGTCGAAGCCACGGGTCGGTCGACCGTCCTCGCCGCACGTGAAGCGTTCGCTCACCGCGGACGAACGCTCGATGGAGCCACCGTCGCCGTGCAGGGCTACGGCAACGCGGGCTGGATCGCAGCCCGACTACTCGACGAACGTGGTGCGACCGTCGTGGCCGTGAGCGACTCCGAGGGCGCCGTCGTCGATCGTGAGGGACTCGACACGGTGACCGTCAAGGGCCACAAAGACGAGACCGGGAGCGTGGTCGGACTCCCGGGTGCGACGGCACGAACGAACGAGGAGTTGCTGACGATGGACGTCGACCTCCTGATCCCGGCCGGCCTCGAGAACGCCATCGACGCCGACCTCGCCACGGACGTGCGAGCGGACGTCGTCGCCGAGGCCGCGAACGGCCCGACCACGCCGGCCGCCGACGAGATTCTCGTGGACAACGACGTCTTCGTCGTCCCGGACATCCTCGCGAACGCGGGCGGCGTCGTCGTCTCGTACTTCGAGTGGGTCCAGAACCGCCAGCGCCACTCCTGGAGTGAAACGCGTGTGAACGACGAACTCGAGGGGCGCATCGTCGACGCCTTCGACCGACTCACGGCGACGATGGCCGAGTACGACCTCTCCAACCCGCGCACGGCGGCGTACGTGACCGCACTGACCCGGGTCGCCGACGCCGCCGAACAGGGCGGCACCTGGCCCTGA
- a CDS encoding HpcH/HpaI aldolase/citrate lyase family protein, translated as MTRRSIMFTPGDRPEMMRTAPDSGADVVVFDLEDAVAPARTDEAREAVRDLLTDDSFDPDCEVCVRINAAAADWEADLAALTAESTSIRLDSIMYPKAASPADVRSLASAVDESWPILALVESARGILRAEELAAVDAVDALVFGSEDLAVDLGATTTPSLSEVAYARQRIVVASAAHDVAAIDTLVTDFTDDEQLERAAETAVQYGFDGKLAIHPSQVPIINDAFTPDEDEREWARAVLDATDEADAADRGVYEVDGEMIDAPLIAKAERIVERAEAADVRD; from the coding sequence ATGACTCGACGCTCGATCATGTTCACACCGGGCGATCGCCCGGAGATGATGCGCACGGCGCCCGACTCCGGCGCCGACGTGGTGGTATTCGACCTCGAAGACGCCGTCGCGCCGGCCCGAACGGACGAGGCGCGCGAGGCCGTTCGGGACCTGCTGACGGACGATTCGTTCGATCCCGACTGCGAGGTCTGCGTACGCATCAATGCGGCGGCCGCCGACTGGGAGGCCGATCTGGCAGCGCTCACTGCGGAATCGACGTCGATACGACTGGACTCGATCATGTACCCGAAAGCAGCGTCCCCGGCCGACGTCCGGTCTCTCGCGAGCGCCGTCGACGAATCGTGGCCGATACTCGCTCTCGTCGAGAGCGCTCGGGGGATCCTTCGAGCGGAAGAACTCGCCGCCGTCGACGCCGTCGACGCACTGGTCTTCGGCTCCGAGGACCTCGCCGTCGATCTCGGCGCGACGACGACACCGTCGCTCTCGGAGGTCGCCTACGCCCGGCAGCGCATCGTCGTTGCGAGCGCCGCCCACGACGTGGCGGCCATCGATACGCTCGTGACGGACTTCACCGACGACGAGCAGCTCGAACGCGCCGCGGAAACAGCCGTCCAGTACGGGTTCGACGGAAAGCTGGCGATTCACCCGTCGCAGGTCCCGATCATAAACGACGCGTTCACTCCCGACGAGGACGAACGCGAGTGGGCGCGGGCCGTCCTCGACGCGACGGACGAGGCCGACGCTGCCGATCGAGGGGTCTACGAGGTCGACGGAGAGATGATCGACGCGCCGCTTATCGCGAAGGCCGAGCGCATCGTCGAGCGAGCGGAGGCGGCAGACGTCCGGGACTAA
- a CDS encoding DUF7123 family protein, which yields MSEYSDEDRRILSYLRESAARGEQYFRAKNIANAIGLSSKQVGARLPELSEKSDDVDIEKWGRARSTTWRVTVS from the coding sequence ATGAGCGAGTACTCAGACGAAGACCGGCGGATCCTCTCGTATCTTCGTGAGAGTGCGGCCCGGGGCGAGCAGTACTTCCGGGCGAAAAATATCGCGAACGCGATCGGCCTCTCGTCGAAGCAAGTGGGGGCGAGACTGCCGGAACTCTCGGAGAAGTCGGACGACGTCGACATCGAGAAGTGGGGACGCGCACGATCGACGACCTGGCGCGTTACGGTGAGCTAA
- a CDS encoding RIO1 family regulatory kinase/ATPase has product MDIRQLARGTIAWDRLELVARTLAERYDRDAVRVEFLTADNWLSTPCVIDEEWFVKIVSTQNTRVHSLLTAGRNAGALTAGASGFFDRFETPLEMVEHEYEATNRIREIGCHAPEPIEVFEVNGLGVLVLEYLPAFESLDELPEARVRTVAPDLFETLSTMHENGLAHGDIRAENLLVSEGRLHVIDATRVQAGRQSETSGYDLACALAVLEPRIGARDAVDVAARYYDGDALLAAREFLDFVRLRPDHGFDSTVLRGELEKGADLDRH; this is encoded by the coding sequence ATGGACATCCGCCAGCTCGCCCGCGGGACTATCGCCTGGGATCGGCTCGAGCTCGTCGCCCGAACCCTCGCCGAGCGGTACGACCGCGACGCAGTTCGCGTCGAGTTCCTGACGGCGGACAACTGGTTGTCCACACCCTGCGTGATCGACGAGGAGTGGTTCGTCAAGATCGTCTCGACGCAGAACACCAGGGTCCACTCGCTGCTGACCGCCGGTCGAAACGCCGGCGCGCTCACGGCGGGCGCGAGCGGCTTCTTCGATCGCTTCGAGACGCCCCTGGAGATGGTCGAACACGAGTACGAGGCGACGAATCGTATCCGCGAGATCGGCTGTCACGCCCCGGAACCGATCGAGGTCTTCGAGGTCAACGGTCTCGGCGTCCTCGTCCTCGAGTACCTACCGGCGTTCGAGTCGCTCGACGAACTCCCCGAAGCGCGCGTCCGCACGGTGGCTCCGGACCTGTTCGAGACGCTCTCGACGATGCACGAGAACGGGCTGGCCCACGGCGACATCCGGGCCGAGAACCTCCTGGTGAGCGAGGGGCGCCTGCACGTCATCGACGCGACCCGCGTCCAGGCGGGCCGTCAGAGCGAAACCTCCGGGTACGACCTCGCGTGCGCGCTGGCCGTCCTCGAGCCCCGAATCGGCGCCCGTGACGCCGTCGATGTCGCAGCCAGGTACTACGACGGCGATGCCCTCCTGGCCGCACGGGAGTTTCTCGACTTCGTCCGGCTGCGGCCCGACCACGGGTTCGACAGCACCGTCCTCCGCGGCGAACTGGAGAAGGGTGCAGATCTGGACCGCCACTGA
- a CDS encoding aldehyde dehydrogenase family protein: MSHDGETYGHYIGGEWTDGAGTDTFDSQNPATGESIATFHRGSEDDVDAALAAADDAFDEWRDLSYIDRAEYLWDIYHELRDRTDELAEVVTKECGKEISEGRADVVEAYHMVEWAAGNARHPHGDVVPSEVGAKDAYMRRKPRGVIGCITPWNFPVAIPFWHMAIALVEGNTVVWKPAEQTPWCGQIIAEMMEDAGVPDGVFNMVQGFGDAGAAITDDERVDTVLFTGSAEVGHEIAGKVGGEPGKLAACEMGGKNGIVVTENADLDIAVHSAIMSSFKTTGQRCVSSERLIVHEDVYDEFKDRYVETAKQVSVGDPLDEDTFMGPAIEPGHVEKIQRHNELAEKEGAEVLVDRFELDDDEIPEGHADGNWVGPFVYEIDYDSDLRCIKEECFGPHVALMKYSGDIERAVEIHNDTPYGLAGAVISEDYRQINYFRDRAELGLAYANLPCIGAEVQLPFGGVKKSGNGYPSAREAIEAVTERTAWTMNNSKEIEMAQGLSADIKTEDE; encoded by the coding sequence ATGAGTCACGACGGCGAAACCTACGGCCACTACATCGGTGGCGAGTGGACCGACGGCGCAGGCACAGACACGTTCGACAGTCAGAATCCGGCGACGGGCGAGTCGATCGCCACGTTCCACCGGGGCAGCGAAGACGACGTCGACGCCGCACTCGCCGCGGCCGACGACGCGTTCGACGAGTGGCGCGACCTCTCCTACATCGACCGCGCGGAGTACCTCTGGGACATCTACCACGAACTGCGCGATCGCACCGACGAACTCGCCGAGGTCGTCACCAAAGAGTGCGGCAAGGAGATTTCGGAGGGACGTGCAGACGTCGTCGAGGCCTACCACATGGTCGAGTGGGCCGCCGGGAACGCCCGGCACCCCCACGGCGACGTCGTCCCGAGCGAGGTCGGCGCGAAGGACGCCTACATGCGCCGCAAACCGCGCGGCGTCATCGGCTGCATCACGCCGTGGAACTTCCCGGTCGCGATCCCGTTCTGGCACATGGCCATCGCGCTGGTCGAGGGCAACACCGTCGTCTGGAAGCCCGCCGAGCAGACGCCGTGGTGCGGCCAGATCATCGCCGAGATGATGGAGGACGCGGGCGTCCCCGACGGCGTCTTCAACATGGTACAGGGCTTCGGCGACGCCGGCGCCGCCATCACCGACGACGAGCGCGTCGACACGGTCCTCTTCACCGGCTCCGCCGAAGTCGGCCACGAGATCGCCGGCAAGGTCGGCGGCGAACCCGGCAAACTCGCCGCCTGCGAGATGGGCGGCAAGAACGGCATCGTCGTCACCGAAAACGCCGATCTGGACATCGCCGTCCACTCGGCGATCATGTCGTCGTTCAAGACGACGGGTCAGCGCTGTGTCTCCTCCGAGCGCCTCATCGTCCACGAGGACGTCTACGACGAGTTCAAGGACCGCTACGTCGAGACGGCGAAGCAGGTCTCCGTCGGCGACCCGCTCGACGAGGACACGTTCATGGGCCCGGCGATCGAACCCGGCCACGTCGAGAAGATCCAGCGACACAACGAGCTGGCGGAGAAAGAGGGTGCCGAGGTGCTCGTCGACCGCTTCGAACTCGACGACGACGAGATTCCCGAGGGACACGCGGACGGTAACTGGGTCGGCCCCTTCGTCTACGAGATCGACTACGATTCCGACCTGCGCTGTATCAAAGAGGAGTGCTTCGGCCCGCACGTCGCACTCATGAAGTACTCGGGCGACATCGAACGCGCCGTCGAGATCCACAACGACACGCCTTACGGACTGGCCGGCGCCGTCATCTCCGAGGACTACCGCCAGATCAACTACTTCCGCGACCGCGCCGAACTCGGGCTGGCCTACGCCAACCTGCCGTGCATCGGCGCCGAGGTTCAGCTGCCCTTCGGCGGCGTCAAGAAGTCGGGCAACGGCTACCCGAGCGCCCGAGAGGCCATCGAGGCCGTCACCGAGCGCACCGCCTGGACGATGAACAACTCGAAGGAGATCGAGATGGCACAGGGGCTCTCCGCGGACATCAAGACCGAAGACGAGTAA
- a CDS encoding acyl-CoA dehydrogenase family protein codes for MNFELPEEHRMIRKTVRDFCEAELEPIAQEIEDDHRFPAEIFDQLADLDVMGVPITDEYGGLGGDTLMYAVVAEELGRVSGSVGLSYVAHTSLASKPLELFGTAEQKERWLRPLAEGEYLGGWALTEPGSGSDASDMNTTAEKREASDASERSGATAEKDGDEWVIDGTKQFITNASEAGSVLVKAVTDPDAGYGGISTFIVDPEEDDGFEVTTVWDKMGLNASPTCELSLDSVRVPEDRLLGEEGDGWEQTKKTLDGGRISIAALSTGLAQGAYDHATEYAGQREQFGQPISEFDAIRDKLVDMYRKTERARLLTHKAARRYDEGKPVTKASALAKLDASEAAREVAEEAVQVLGGYGYTTDFAPQRFYRDAKLMEIGEGTSEIQHLVIGRELGL; via the coding sequence ATGAACTTCGAGCTCCCCGAGGAGCACCGGATGATCCGCAAGACGGTGCGGGACTTCTGTGAGGCCGAACTCGAACCGATCGCCCAGGAGATCGAGGACGACCACCGCTTCCCCGCCGAAATCTTCGACCAGCTGGCGGACCTGGACGTGATGGGCGTACCGATCACGGACGAGTACGGTGGTCTGGGCGGCGACACGCTCATGTACGCCGTCGTCGCCGAGGAACTCGGTCGCGTCTCGGGATCGGTGGGGCTCTCCTACGTCGCACACACTTCTCTGGCCTCAAAGCCGCTCGAACTCTTCGGGACCGCCGAGCAGAAAGAACGGTGGCTCCGTCCGCTCGCGGAGGGCGAGTACCTCGGCGGCTGGGCGCTGACCGAACCCGGCAGCGGCTCCGACGCCTCCGACATGAACACCACCGCGGAGAAACGCGAGGCGTCGGACGCCTCGGAACGGAGCGGTGCAACCGCGGAGAAGGACGGCGACGAGTGGGTCATCGACGGCACGAAGCAGTTCATCACGAACGCCTCCGAAGCCGGCTCCGTTCTCGTGAAGGCCGTCACCGATCCCGACGCCGGCTACGGCGGTATCTCGACGTTCATCGTCGATCCCGAGGAAGACGACGGCTTCGAGGTGACCACCGTCTGGGACAAGATGGGGCTGAACGCCTCGCCGACGTGTGAACTCTCGCTCGACTCCGTTCGCGTCCCGGAGGACCGCCTGCTCGGGGAGGAAGGCGACGGCTGGGAACAGACCAAGAAGACGTTGGACGGCGGTCGCATCTCCATCGCCGCGCTCTCGACAGGGCTCGCTCAGGGCGCCTACGACCACGCGACGGAGTACGCCGGCCAGCGAGAGCAGTTCGGCCAGCCGATCAGCGAGTTCGACGCCATCCGGGACAAGCTCGTCGACATGTACCGTAAGACCGAGCGCGCCCGCCTGCTCACGCACAAGGCTGCGCGCCGCTACGACGAGGGGAAACCCGTCACCAAGGCCTCGGCGCTCGCGAAACTCGACGCCTCCGAGGCCGCCCGCGAGGTCGCCGAAGAGGCCGTCCAGGTGCTGGGCGGGTACGGCTACACCACCGACTTCGCCCCCCAGCGCTTCTACCGCGACGCGAAGCTCATGGAGATCGGTGAGGGGACGAGCGAGATCCAGCACCTCGTCATCGGCCGGGAACTCGGGCTGTAA
- a CDS encoding ATP-NAD kinase family protein: MTRLGFVVNPIAGMGGRVGLKGTDGLLDEARERGAEPRAPDRAREAIAAFVEREPDATVLTAGAPMGADAVRAAGVEPTVVHEPPTSPTETGGSDTRETVRALLDRGVDLVLFVGGDGTAVDVATVVEEDGGETPVLGVPAGVKIYSAVFGVTPADAGRVAATYDDVAAREVNDIDEAAYREGTVRTELKAVVQVPVTRAVQSGKQLASGSVETLAAGFARGIDPDRTYVFGPGGTVGAIQEELGADSSPLGVDVWRDGETIARDAAESEILEAMEPPATVVVSPIGGQGFVFGRGNHQLSPAVLGQADEIDVVASGAKLDALDVLRVDTDDPDIDESLRGWMDVRTGRFTTRMIKVV, from the coding sequence ATGACACGGCTGGGTTTCGTCGTAAATCCGATCGCCGGGATGGGCGGTCGAGTCGGGCTCAAGGGGACCGATGGACTGCTAGACGAAGCGCGTGAGCGGGGCGCCGAGCCCCGTGCACCCGATCGAGCGCGCGAGGCGATCGCCGCGTTCGTCGAACGCGAACCGGATGCGACGGTCCTCACAGCGGGTGCGCCGATGGGCGCGGACGCCGTCCGCGCGGCGGGCGTCGAACCGACGGTCGTCCACGAACCCCCGACGTCGCCGACGGAGACGGGCGGGAGCGACACGCGCGAGACCGTCCGCGCGCTGCTCGATCGGGGCGTCGATCTCGTGCTGTTCGTCGGTGGTGACGGCACGGCCGTCGACGTCGCGACCGTCGTCGAGGAGGACGGCGGGGAGACGCCCGTCCTCGGCGTTCCCGCCGGCGTCAAGATCTACTCCGCCGTCTTCGGTGTCACGCCCGCGGATGCCGGACGCGTCGCGGCGACATACGACGACGTCGCCGCGCGGGAGGTCAACGACATCGACGAAGCGGCCTATCGCGAGGGGACGGTCCGGACGGAACTCAAAGCCGTCGTCCAGGTCCCCGTCACGCGGGCGGTCCAGTCCGGCAAGCAACTCGCCAGTGGGAGCGTCGAGACGCTCGCGGCCGGGTTCGCCCGCGGGATCGACCCCGACAGGACCTACGTCTTCGGTCCGGGCGGGACCGTCGGAGCGATCCAGGAGGAACTGGGCGCAGATTCCTCGCCGCTCGGGGTCGACGTGTGGCGCGACGGCGAGACGATCGCGCGTGACGCGGCCGAATCGGAGATCCTGGAGGCGATGGAACCGCCGGCGACCGTCGTCGTCTCACCCATCGGCGGACAGGGGTTCGTCTTCGGCCGCGGCAATCACCAGCTTTCGCCGGCCGTGTTGGGGCAGGCCGACGAGATCGACGTCGTCGCCTCCGGTGCGAAACTCGACGCGCTCGACGTCCTCCGTGTCGATACCGACGACCCCGACATCGACGAGTCTCTCAGGGGCTGGATGGACGTCAGAACGGGCCGATTTACGACGCGAATGATCAAAGTGGTGTGA